A region from the Ichthyobacterium seriolicida genome encodes:
- the sufB gene encoding Fe-S cluster assembly protein SufB, with amino-acid sequence MKELGKSDKILEEVTSSTYKYGFVTDIESDTIEKGLSEDVIRIISKKNEEPAWLLDWRLDAFERLKEMDEPEWANINYKKPDLQDISYYSAPKKKKRYNSLDEVDPELLKTFDKLGISIEEQKRISGVAMDVVIDSVSVVNTFKEELGKLGIIFCPIGEAIKEHPELVKKYIGSVVPKQDNFYSALNSAVFSDGSFCYIPKGVRCPMELSTYFRINQSGTGQFERTLLIADEDSYVSYLEGCTAPQRDENQLHAAVVEIIALDGAEVKYSTVQNWYPGDSRGIGGVFNFVTKRGLCKERAKISWTQVETGSAITWKYPSCILEGDNSIGEFYSIALTNNLQQADTGTKMVHIGKNTKSTIISKGISAGLSNNSYRGLVKVTKNADNARNFTQCDSLLMGDKCGAHTFPYIDVNNKTAQLEHEATTSKIGEDQIFYCNQRGLDTEKAIAIIVNGFSKEVLNKLPMEFAVEAQKLLEISLEGSVG; translated from the coding sequence ATGAAAGAATTAGGTAAAAGCGATAAGATTTTAGAAGAGGTAACCTCTTCCACATACAAATACGGTTTTGTAACCGATATAGAATCCGATACTATAGAAAAGGGCTTAAGTGAGGATGTAATAAGAATTATATCTAAGAAGAACGAAGAGCCTGCCTGGCTGTTAGATTGGAGATTAGATGCTTTTGAAAGACTAAAGGAAATGGATGAGCCTGAGTGGGCAAATATCAATTACAAAAAACCAGATTTACAAGATATCAGTTATTACTCAGCTCCTAAGAAAAAGAAGAGGTACAACAGTCTAGATGAGGTAGATCCTGAGTTGTTAAAAACCTTCGACAAGTTGGGTATCTCAATAGAGGAACAAAAGAGGATATCTGGGGTTGCCATGGATGTAGTAATAGACAGTGTATCTGTTGTAAACACTTTCAAGGAAGAACTTGGCAAATTGGGAATAATATTTTGCCCTATTGGAGAGGCTATAAAGGAGCATCCAGAATTAGTTAAGAAATACATAGGAAGTGTAGTTCCAAAACAAGACAATTTTTATTCTGCTTTAAATTCTGCTGTTTTTTCTGATGGCTCTTTTTGTTATATACCTAAAGGGGTCAGGTGTCCTATGGAATTATCTACATATTTTAGGATAAACCAATCTGGTACTGGTCAATTTGAGAGAACACTTTTAATAGCTGATGAAGATTCATATGTGAGCTATTTAGAAGGATGTACAGCGCCTCAAAGAGATGAAAATCAGTTGCACGCTGCAGTTGTTGAAATAATAGCTCTAGATGGGGCTGAGGTAAAATATTCTACAGTACAGAATTGGTATCCAGGCGATAGCAGGGGGATTGGTGGAGTTTTTAACTTTGTCACAAAAAGAGGGTTATGCAAAGAAAGAGCTAAGATATCTTGGACTCAGGTCGAGACTGGATCTGCTATAACTTGGAAATATCCATCTTGTATATTGGAAGGAGATAATTCCATAGGTGAATTCTATTCTATAGCTTTAACTAATAATTTACAGCAGGCTGACACTGGCACTAAAATGGTGCATATAGGAAAGAACACCAAGAGTACTATTATATCTAAAGGCATATCTGCAGGTTTATCTAATAATAGTTATAGGGGATTAGTAAAGGTTACTAAAAATGCAGATAACGCTAGGAATTTCACTCAATGTGATTCTCTCTTGATGGGAGATAAGTGTGGAGCTCATACTTTTCCGTATATAGATGTCAATAATAAAACGGCTCAGCTAGAGCATGAAGCTACCACTTCTAAGATAGGAGAAGATCAGATATTTTATTGTAATCAAAGAGGCTTGGATACTGAAAAAGCAATAGCTATTATAGTCAATGGGTTCTCCAAAGAAGTACTGAATAAATTACCTATGGAATTTGCCGTAGAAGCGCAAAAACTCTTAGAGATATCTCTAGAGGGTAGTGTGGGCTAG
- a CDS encoding HesB/IscA family protein, with amino-acid sequence MVSISDSAKKQIRKLMEEDNMDLQKSFVRIKVNSGGCSGLHYDLSFDTIKGDNDESFESDDIKLLVDKKSYIYLVGTVLDYSGGISGKGFQFVNPNATRTCGCGESFSL; translated from the coding sequence ATGGTAAGTATTTCCGATTCTGCAAAAAAACAAATACGCAAGTTAATGGAAGAAGACAACATGGATTTACAAAAATCTTTTGTTAGAATTAAGGTCAATAGTGGAGGTTGTTCAGGTTTACATTACGACTTGTCTTTCGATACGATAAAAGGTGATAATGATGAGTCTTTTGAATCTGATGATATTAAGTTATTGGTTGACAAGAAGAGCTACATATACTTGGTGGGGACTGTTTTAGACTACTCTGGCGGAATAAGTGGAAAGGGGTTTCAGTTTGTCAACCCGAATGCCACTAGAACTTGTGGATGTGGAGAGAGTTTTTCACTTTAA
- a CDS encoding carbonic anhydrase family protein, translating to MDTQNKKSQSEITPSTAIDLLKQGNERFVQKEMITRDFSSQREDTQDGQYPFAVILSCIDSRVPVETVFDLGIGDVFVSRVAGNIINKDILGSMEYSCKVSGSKLVLVLGHTRCGAIKSACDNVELGNITHLLDKIKPAVDRVEETGDRSSKNETFVDKVIVENVNLSIENIKKNSDILNEMDKKGEIKIVGGVYDILTGIVTFL from the coding sequence ATGGATACACAAAACAAAAAATCACAATCTGAGATCACTCCTTCTACAGCAATTGATCTCCTAAAACAAGGCAATGAGCGGTTTGTACAAAAAGAGATGATCACCAGGGATTTTTCCTCTCAAAGAGAAGATACTCAAGATGGTCAATATCCATTTGCTGTGATACTGAGCTGCATAGATTCTAGAGTTCCTGTGGAAACTGTATTCGACTTGGGAATAGGAGATGTCTTTGTGTCTAGAGTAGCTGGAAATATTATCAATAAAGATATTTTAGGAAGTATGGAATACAGTTGTAAGGTATCTGGTTCCAAATTGGTTTTGGTTTTAGGACACACGCGTTGTGGAGCTATAAAATCAGCTTGTGACAATGTGGAGTTGGGAAATATAACTCATCTTTTAGACAAGATAAAACCAGCTGTAGATCGAGTTGAAGAGACAGGAGATAGATCATCAAAAAATGAAACCTTCGTAGATAAGGTGATTGTAGAAAACGTAAATCTCTCTATAGAGAATATCAAAAAGAACAGCGATATCCTAAACGAGATGGACAAAAAAGGAGAGATAAAAATAGTCGGAGGGGTTTACGATATATTGACGGGAATAGTGACTTTCTTATAA